GAGCGATCAGAAACACGCCGAGGAGCCGAATGACGGCCCGATGGAACGCGCCGGAGAGACCGTTGATGACACCGCCGAAGACGTCGAACAGGGCGCCGAGGACGCGGTAGAGGCGACCGGCGAGGCCGCTGAGAGCGCCGGCGACTCGATTGGCGACGCAACCAAGGACGAAGAATAGCCACAGTTGGCTTCGAGCAGCTCACCGCCTCGACGTCGCAAGAGATGCCCTCCCCCCGGCTCCGCGCGACGTCAGCGGTGAGCGCTCCTAGCAGGATGTTGTTGATTGGCAGGGTGTCTACAACACGCTGCTTGCTTGACGTGGTGCATCCAAGCCAAGCGATTGATGCCTTCGAGGCATCGTGCCCTCATGAGCTCAAACATCACCCCCTCCAGTCCGTCTACGCTTGGACTCACCAACCGTGGCTGGCTGAGCACGGGATTCGTGGTGTTGATGTTGGCCATGAGCGCTCACGCGATGCTGGAGACGGCGCGCGACGCGCTCTTCTTGAGCCGCCTCAGCGCGGACCGCCTACCCCTGATGTACCTGCTGATGGGCGGGCTGGTGATTGGGGCTTCGTTCGTTCACGAACGTTGGTTCGCGAAGCTTCCGCGACGCGCGATGTTGATCGGCCTATGTCTGGTCGGCGCCGCTGGCAGCAGCGTGCTGTGGCTGCTTGCAGCCGCGAGAGACGTGTGGTTGCTCGGGGTGCTGTACGTCTGGACGGGGACGCTCGCGACGCTGCTACTGCTCCAGTTCTGGTTGCTGGCGTCGGAACACTTCGATGTGCTCGACGCAAAGAAGAGCTACGCTCGACTCGCCGCGGGTGGTGTCGTGGGCGCGGTGCTCGGTGCGGCGCTTGCGCGCACGGCGCTCGCGTGGCTCCCGACCCGGCATCTAATTCTAGGCTCGGCGGCGCAGCTCGTACTCGCCGCCGGGCTGTTGGTGCATCGGAAGTCGGGGACATCAGCAGCCGAGTCTATTTCTGCGCGGGAATCTGTAGACAGCGACGCAGAGGGAGAACCTGAGCAAGATGGCTACGCGTGGCGGGTGATTGGGCTCGTCGCGGCCCTCACGGTGGCGGCGACATTTGCTGACTTTCAGTTCAAGAGCGCCATCCAGACATCGCTTCCGAAGCACGAGCTCGCACCATTCTTGGCTTCCTTCGGTCTCGTAGTGAACCTCTTGGCGCTGGCATTCCAGCTGCTGATCGCGCCCTTCCTACTGCGCCGTGTCGGCGTTGGACGCAGCCTACGCGTGCTGCCAGGTGCGCTGTTGCTTGGCGGCTTGGGCTCGATGCTCGTGCCGGGCCTATCCGGCACCGTCTTGCTCAAAGGCGCCGACGGCAGTCTGCGCCATGGCTTGCATCAGGCGGCGACGGAGATCCTATTCCTGCCGCTCAGTGGTCAAGAACGCAGCCGCATCAAGACTTGGGTGGCGGCGCTTGGCAGGCGGGCGGCCCAGGCAGCGGGCTCGGTGCTCCTCTTGGCGCTGATTCCGCTGGCCAACGCTGAAATGACGGCGCGCGTCGGTTGCGTCGCTCTTAGCGCCTTTGCGCTCTGGGTGAGCTTCGGTCTGCAAGGCAAGTACGTCGAGCGGTTCCGCAATCGGATCCGCACGGGAACGTTGTTTCAAACAGAGAACGCCCCTGAACCCGATAAGTATGCGTTGCTCATGCTCGTTGACGCCTTGAACTCGAAAGACTCCGAGGAGTCGATCGCTGCGCTTGGAATGCTGGCGCAGCTTGGGCGCACGGACCTCATCCCGGTCAACGCGCTGCAAGACTCGCGGCCCCGGGTGGTGCTCGAGGCCGTACGCTTGCTGCGCAACGACCCCCGCTCCGAGGTTCGGCAGGCGATCAGCGAGCTCGCGGAACACGCCTCACCAGAGGTTCGCGCCGCTTCGCTCCGTCACGCTCGAGCCACGCGCTTCATGACCCGCATCATTCAGCCGCACCTGGCTGACGCCCACGCGGAGGTGCGCGGCGCCGCCAAGGTGCTCAGTTTGGTGCGCAAAGCGGCTCGGGGCTCGACCCGCGCATTCCGCTCCCTCCAGCGCCTGGGCGAGCGCGGAACCCCAGCGGAGAGGCTAGCCCTGGCCGCGCGTATCTCCGAGGTGCGCCCCAGCGGCGAAATCGCGAAGCGCCTAGCGGAGGATGCTCAGCGAAAGATCCGGGTCGCACTAGCCGACGGGCTCCTCCAGTGCCCGCGCGAGGAACACCTCGCGGCCTTGGTTCTGCTGCTCCTCGATCGAAAGGCCAGGCCCAGCGCGCGACGCGCCATGGTGCTCATTGGAGAGGCTGCACGAGACACACTTGTGCGAGCCCTGCGCTCGACGGAGACGGATCCTCAGATCCGACTACACATACCCCGTAGCCTCAGCAAGTTCCCTGAGACATCCGTCGCCGACCTCTTGCTGGAGCAGCTGGCTCGGGAGACGGACGAAGCGGTCAGCTACAAGCTGTTGCGGGCCCTCGGCGCCGCACGGAATCAAAATCCGGAGCATCTCCTCGACAAGCAGACACTCGAAGCTTGTATCGAACATGAGCTCCAGCAGCTGCGCGAACATCGGATCGCGGCAAGTCGGCTGACGGCGCTGTTCGGCGCGGAACCTCGCGACGATGCAGCAGAGCTGCTGATCACGTTGATAGGTGAGAAGCGCGACCGAGCGTTGCTCCGCGTGTTCCGCGCCCTGCATATCTGGGGTCCAAACGAGCGGTTCGAGGAGCTGTACTTCGGTCTGACCCATGACGATTCCGGACTTCGCGCGGCGAGCCTCGAGGTGGCGTTGAACCTCTTGCCTGGCGAGTGGGGCGACGAAATCGCCCGCGGTATCGAGGGTCCGTTGGAGGAGCCTGAAGCTGTCGATCCGGAGAGCGTGCTCAGCTCGCTGAGCGAGGCGAGCGGCGTGCTTGGAGAATTCGCAAGGGAGCTGATGCGCCGGCTGCGGAGAGCGGAACAGGAGAGCGAGAGATACGAGGGAGAGCGAGACTTCGCCGATGTCGCAGAGTAAAAACAACGAACTAGTGAAGGCTCGTCTCGAGCGGAGCCTGGCGCTGAAGTCCTTTCCGCCCCTGGCCGAGCTCGACGAACGCGTCTTGATGGCGCTCGCTGGCCACGCCGAGCTTCGCCGCCTCAACGCGGGCGAGTACCTTCAGGGCGAGGCTCCAGGGCCTCGCGCGCTGCGTCTGGTGGTCTCTGGGAGCCTGGCCGACCGACAGGGGGGGGTCCGTTATCGAAAGCATCAACTCGTGGGTGGCCCTCAAGCGCTTGCGTTTGGGGAGCATCTCGGAGGCGCACTCGTTGCGGAGTCGGATGCGGTCCTGCTCGAGTTCGAAGATCGGGTGCTGGAAGCGCTGTTCGAGGACGAGTTCAGCGCCCTGGAGGCCATGCTCCGCGGGCTAGCGAGAGTACTGCGCAAGCAGAACGGCGCACACCAGCCGATCTCGAACTCGGTAGGAGATGGCGGAATGGGCCTCATCGAGCGCGTACAGCTACTCCACGCCTGTCCCGGGTTGGGGTCCCTGGGACTCGATATCCTCGCGGATCTCGGACTCGAGGGCGAGCTCTTGCAGCTCCGGTCGGGGCAAGCGTGGCAACCTCAGACGGGAAGCTACGCGGCGCTCCTGGCTGGAGAGTTGAAGCTGCACAGCTCCGGCAAGGCACGCGCACCGAGCCTCGTCGGGTGGCTGGATGCGCTGGCAGAAGCCACGAATCGCCCACGCTGGGTGGCTGCGGAACTCAGCACGCTGATGGTCTTCGACATAGAACGCCTGTGGGACCGGCTCGAGGATCATCCAGAGCAAGGTGTCGAGCTGGTGCGTTCTCTGTCGCGTCTGTTGGCCTGAGCGGACACAAAACAAGCCGGGGTGGCGAAGACACGCTCCGCCACCCCGAAAGGGAACCGGTCGATGGATGCTACTCGGCAGCTTCGGCTGACGCGTCGTTCTCCGCGTCGTCTGCGCGGTGGTAGACGACGGTTCGGGGAAACGGGATCTCCACGCCAGCATCGTCAAACGCTGCTTTGACCCGACGCCTGAGATCGCGTTCGACTTCGAACACCTTGCCACCACCCTCGTTCTGGATCTTGCAGAGCAACCTCACGCCTACGTCCGAAGCGTTCAAGCCAAGCACACCTTGCGCCTCCGGCGGCTCGAGGACGAGATCCGAGTGCTCTTCTGCCCACTCGCCCCCCACCTGTTCGAGCACCCGTAGCCCGCGCGCGACGTCTTGCTCGTAGCTCACGCCCACCTCCACGATGGCGCGCGCCCAGCCACGATTGTAGTTTGCCACCGTCTTGATCTCCCCATTCGGGACGTAGAACAGTCTGCCGTCGAAGCTTCGCACCTGGGTCATGCGTAGCCCAACCGACTCAACGGTGCCGCGAGAGCCATCAATCTCGACGAGGTCCCCCTGAGCGAGCACGCCATCGAGGATCAAGAAGAAGCCGCTCAAGCAGTCCTTGACCAGGGTTTGGGCGCCGAAACCAACCGCCAAGCCGAGTACCCCCGCACCAGCCAGCACAGTTCCGATCGGCACACCGACCTTGTCGAGCCCCGTGACGATAGCCACCCCAGCGAGCAAGACGAAGGTGAGCGTCTTGAGAATTGGCGCCAGCGTGACCGCGCGCGGATGACCTCGTCGATGCATGCTCCGAGCGACCATCCCCGCGGAAACCCGCGCGATCACCAAACCTACAGCGACAATCACGACAGCGTAGATGATCCTCAAGATCACCTCGCTATGGCGATTGAAGAATGCGACCGCTTCGTTCATCGCTGCGCCCCCATGGGAAAGACGAGCGGGTGATTCGGATGTTGCCGTACGTTGCGCCCGACGAAGTGATAGGCGTGAGGTCGATCATGGCGCTGATGGTTTGCACACCACAGCTTCTGAAACCCGGACGCTTGGCGAATGCTCAGGCAATCCGGACAAGCCGGCTCGATCTTCGGGACATCGGGAGCATTGTGCACGACGAGCACGGGAACGCTGCACGCACGTATCACGTGCTCCGCGACGGAGCCGAGCAGTAGGCGAGAGAGCCCTTTACGCCCGTGGGTACCCACGACGACGAGCTCCGCCTCCAGGTCTGCCTCGAGCTCCCGGATCACCTCCGTGGGCTCACCCACCATCACGTGCAGAGCACACGGAGGTATCGACTCCTCACTCGGCCAGGCCCCTCGTAGCCGTTCGATCTCCCCCTCGACCACCGAGCGTACCCGGCTGACGGCTTCTTCCCGATTTAGGGACTGCGAGCCTTCGGGGAGATCGAGAATCACCCCATCCATGTGCCCGCGAGCGACGTGGACCAGGTGCGCTGCCAAACCGTAACGCTGCGCGGCGCGCAGCCCTTCGGACAGCACTCTGGGCATCAGTTCTTTGAGATCAATGGCGACCAGCGCCGTGCGAATTGGTTGGGTCATGGTTTCCTCCTCGCGCACCCGTGAGGGCCGCGCAGGTCATCAGCGGAGCTGACGCCACGCGTCGCGCATTGTTGAATTGTTGCTTGTTCGCGCCTCCCCGGCGCGAATCGTTCTGTGTTCGCGCCTGCGCGCGAATCGGCTTACTCGCCTGACGCGCGAGCGCCTTCGGGCGCGATGCGGACTAGTTCGCGAACCGGTTCGCGACGTGGCACCAAGATGACGCCGCAACTGCACAGGCGCGCCAGGCTTTGCGCCAGTGCACCAGTCTCCGACTCGGCGTCGTCGCCGACACCGACCACGATCTTCTCGATCTCTTCCGTGCGGATCATGGTGCACAGCTGACGTTCGTCGCCGGTAAAGACCTGACCGTGGATCAGGGCGTGGCGCTGCTCCCCGAAGCGCCCGAGAAAGCGCAGCAAGTCCGCGGCATCGCCGTCGCCAGCCTCACGCCAGAGCACCACCCGCAGCGTCTTGGTCGCCTTACCCGGTTGTTTCAACACCCAGCGCACGGCTCGCTCTGCAGCGTCGCTGAGATCGATGGGGATCAGAACCTTCGTCAGACTTCCCGACGGCTCCTTCGAGAGCAACTCCACTGGCGCGGCCGCCACTTCCGACGATCGGTCGCCTACTGAGGACTTTCGCTGCGTCATGCTTCTACAGATGCAGGCTCCGGGCCAAGGAGCACCTCGGTCGTTGACTAATCGTTGCGAAGGGAATCAGCGCAGTTGTCCTCAGGATCGTCGACTTTTCCACATGACAAACTTTCGAGCTCGCGAAGCGCGCCGATTGCCCGTGGCGAAGTGTGGCGTTTTTCCCCCTACGTGACAGGGTGACCGACCACCCAGCGCGCGTTCGGCTCGAATCCGGCCGTCGTAGGATCGCCTTCGAAGCGCAACGCGCCCGCCGCAGTCAACGCCTCAACGGCGTCCTCCGCCTGAGCCATCGACATGCCGAGTTCACGGCAAATCAAGTCGCGAATTGCAGTCTTTCCGCGCACGTAGCCGCAAGCGTCGATGCTCCCGATGTGCTGACTCAACCAGCGCGCGAGTTCGTGAACTCTGGGGGGGCTTGAAACGATTGGATGAAACTGATTCATACCTGCGATCGATGCAGCATGCGTGCCGTTGGAACGATGTGTGCAGTTCCCTCCTCGAGTTTTCCGCAAAGAAAGGAACCCAGGCACCATGCAGGACAATGACAAGATGATCCCACCGACGGATCTGCCGAAACGCACCGAGCCGCAACCCAATGAGAACCCAGGACGGGAGCCTGTCCCGTCTCCCAAGCCGAAGGTCGCCCCGACGAAACCCCCGGGCGCGCCGGTGCCGATGCGAGACGAAGTACCTCGCTAGCCCGCAACTCGGAAACAACCAAGCGCGAGTCACGAGAATGCGCAAACGCCGGCCCGGAAATTCCGGGTCGGCGTTTGTTTTGTAGGGCCCCGCGTTGCAAAGGGGGCGGTGTAGGGGCGGTATTCTTGGGCGAGGTCGCTGCGTGGAGGCAGCGACCTTCAGCCAGTAGCGGAGAGGCTTACCAATCGCGCGAGCTCGGCGAACAGCAGCCGCGGACGCAGCGGCTTCGGGAGCACCGCGGCGGCGCCTTTCCGCAGGATTAGATCATGGTTCAGCTTCGGATGAAGCGCTGAGACGACTACTGCAGGGATCCCCTGCTGCAGAAGGGCAGGCAAGGCATCGAGTCCACTCAGGCGAGGCATGTCAAGGTCGGTCACCACCACGTCCGGGCGCGGGTCAAACTGGATTCGTTCAACCAGCGCCTGGCCGTCGACCACGCTTTCCACGCGGAACCCCCGACGCTCAAGAGCGCGTCGCAGGAGTGTCCGCGTGTCCTCGTCGTCGTCAGCGATGAGTACTAGCGGTCCTACTTCGCTCATGTTCAATCGCTATGCTTGGGTTGACTCCGCGCTCTTCGCAGCCTTGTCGCGAGCTTCGTAGCGATCCAGCTTGCGATAGAGCGTCCGGCGATCGAGGCCGAGAATCTTCGCTGCCTGCGTCTTGTTGCCTTGGACCGCCTTCAGCACACGGCGGATGTAGCGTTCCTCCAGCGCGTCCAGGGTGAGCATTTGCTCCGGGTTCTCGCCACCCATGACGACCTGATCCGAGCGGAACGTCTTGATCTTCTCCGGTAGGTCCTCGACGGTGATCTTGTCGAAGCGAGCCATCGCCACCGCGCGTTCGACCACGTTCTCCAGCTCACGCACGTTGCCCGGCCAGTCATACTCGAGGAAGCGCGCCGCAACGGCAGGCGCAAACCCCGTGACCTGGCGACCGCTGCGATCAGCGACACGTCTAAGGACGTGCTCCGCCAACAGGAGGATGTCGTTGCCTCGTGTTCTCAGTGGCGGCGGACGTAGGCGAATCACGTTGATCCGGTAGTAAAGATCTTCACGGAAACGGCCCTGCTTCACCTCGGTCTCGATGTCGCGATTGGTCGCGGCGACGATCCGCGTGTCGAAGTCGAGCTCCTTCGTTCCGCCCACTGGGCGCACCTTGCGCTCCTGCAGCGCACGCAGCAGCTTGACCTGCATCTCGAGAGACATCTCGCCCACCTCATCGAGGAAGAGCGTTCCGCCGTTCGCTTCGCGCATCAGGCCGTCGCGCGAGAGCTTCGCGTCAGTGAACGCTCCTCGAACGTGGCCGAAGAGTTCGCTCTCCAGCAAGTTCGACGGCAGCGCCGCGCAGTTGATCGCGACGAAGGGGCCGTGCCGACGAGGGCTGCGGGCGTGAATTGCGCGCGCCACAAGCTCCTTTCCGGTGCCGCTCTCGCCCGTGATCAGCACGCTTGCTTCGCTGCCAGCTACGCGATTGATCACCTCACCTAGCTCACGCATCGGCTCGCTCTGACCAATCAGACCCTCGAGCGACGCGGCGCCCCCAGCGCCCTCACGCAGGCGAGCCAACTCGCGATGAAGCTCCGAGTGCTGAGCAGCGCGACGCACGGCGTGGGCCAGCAGCTCAGCGTCGATCGGCTTGCTGATGAAATCGTGGGCGCCTGCGCGGATCGCACCGACTGCGGTCTCCATGCTGCCAAACGCGGTGATGACTACCACTGGAGTGTTGGGGCGGTTCTCGACGACCCATCGACACAGGTCGAGGCCGCTCTCCCCTCCCAGCTGAACGTCACACACGACCACCTCGAAGTCGTGCTGGTTCAGGGCGGCGAAGGCCTCCTCGGAGTTGGTCGCGGTCTGTGCTCGAAAGCCTGCTCGCTCGAGTTGCTTGAGCACGAGCTTGCCCATCTCGACGTCGTCATCGACGAACAGCACGGCGCTGCGTGTTTCCTTACGGATTTCCTGAATGTCGCTCTGCTTGGGTTCAGGAGCAACAGGTTCCTTGTTCAAGACCGACGATGCGGGCTGAGGTTCTTCGATCGCATCACGCGAGTTATTGGTGTCCGGTTCGTCATTGGGCGTTGTGGCATCCAGCAGCATGGTGAGGCGCTCTCGCAAAGGCCGTGCCGCACCGCAGAGTGGGACTCACAAACGGAACTACTTGAAATCAAACAGTTCTGAATTCAACTCCAGGCAGCCGCGGCCGGCTGCGCACGATGCGTTTTGCCACACTGTAGCAGCTTGCCTCGAAACTGCTCAGCCAGCCGGCCGTCTTTTCGGCGTCCGCCCCCCGTGCGCCTCAGCGTCGCCCCCTGCGCCGCAGTTTGGCCCCAGGTGTGCCATCCCGCAACGAATGTCCCGCACATTTCCCCAGGATCTCGCCTCGCCACATCTGGCATCCGCCATGCACCAGGAGACGGCATGGCAACTCTATTCGCTGTCTATCGAGACCACGCACACGCGGAACGCGCGGTAGCTGAACTAATGCGCCTCGGTGTCGACCAGAGGCGCCTGAGCCTATTCCTCACGGAAGAGGTTTCAGGACTCATTCCCAAGGTGAGACCGGCAGTTCCTGAGGGAGCCGTCGCGGGCGGCGCCTTGGGCGCTCTACTCGCTGGCATCGGTGGCATTGCAACGCTGGCGCTGCCCGGACTCGGTCTCGTAGTCGCTGGTCCGCTCGCCGTAGCGCTTGAGAGCGCCGTGGTCGGCGCCGTCGGTGGCGGCTTCGCAGGGGCGCTGATCGGTATCGGCGTGCCTGAGAACCAAGCCAAGCGCTACGCAGAGAGCCTGTTGGAGCACGGAGTGATCGTGGCCGCTAGCCCCGCGACCCCAGACGAAGCCCAGCTGATTGAAGCGGTGTTCGAGGACACCCGGGGAGTCGACCTCGTGCGTGCGCAGCATCCTGGACAGTCCGTTAGCGTCAGCCTGTAAAGCGACAGCCACCCCAGCCACCACGGAGCAACCAGAGTGAGTGAATATCACGAACCCGTAGATGAACTTTCCAGTACCGCACGGAATTACCACCGAGCCCTAACGAGCCTAAAAGAGGAGATCGAGGCGGTGGATTGGTACAATCAGCGTGTCGAGGCTTGCGACGACCCCGAGCTGCGGCGCATCCTCGAACACAACCGCGACGAGGAGATCGAACACGCGGTGATGACCCTCGAGTGGTTGCGTCGGAATATGCCGGCGTGGGGTGAGCAGCTCGACGAACATCTCTACAAGGAAGGTCCCATCGTCGTGCCTCACGGCCCCGCTAGCGCCGCGAAGCCGACGTCCCCCGAAGAGCAGCGGGGCCCGCGCTCTCTGGGCATCGGCAGCCTGCGCGCCGCCAAAGAAGCCGCGGTCAGCGGCTGAGCGGATCGCGACTACGGCAATCATCGCGGGCCTCGAAAGTCAGGACCAATGGACCCCGAACGACCACTGAAACGCGCCATCGTCACGTTCTTTGCGCTCATGTCTACCTACGTGGCGCTATGGGCAGTCGTACACGTCGCATTCGAGCGACTGCAGTAGCTACCCTCCCCCAAAAAACCGCCAGCAAGCACCGGCTGACTGCCCCCTGAGTATTGGAGTGAAAGCCGGCCATGGTGTATATCCTCGAGGATATGAAAGACCGGCTTCGCCGTTTGCTTCGTTGGGCCTCCGCTTGCGGTGCGAGTTGTGCGTTCTTAGCTCTCTCGTCGCCAGCATCCGCGCAGGCCAACTTCCATTCGTCCCCACTCGCCGGACGCTCCAGCTTGCTTGGTGGTAGCGGTGTTGCGCTTGGGGTCGACGGAGCGGCTCCGTTTCTGAACCCAGCCAATTTGAGCCGAATCGGGGACCGGTCACTGGCGTTCTCTTCTCGCCTCTTCCGCTACTCGTGGTCGACTATGCGGAGCCTGCATCAGCCCACGACAGCTGACGGCTCATTCACCGGGGCTACCGTCGACGATCCGAACCTCTCGCGCACCCAGCTGAGCGCGTTGCCGGACACCACCTGTTACTTCTTCGGCCCGAGCGGGGGTG
This Polyangiaceae bacterium DNA region includes the following protein-coding sequences:
- a CDS encoding mechanosensitive ion channel family protein, with product MNEAVAFFNRHSEVILRIIYAVVIVAVGLVIARVSAGMVARSMHRRGHPRAVTLAPILKTLTFVLLAGVAIVTGLDKVGVPIGTVLAGAGVLGLAVGFGAQTLVKDCLSGFFLILDGVLAQGDLVEIDGSRGTVESVGLRMTQVRSFDGRLFYVPNGEIKTVANYNRGWARAIVEVGVSYEQDVARGLRVLEQVGGEWAEEHSDLVLEPPEAQGVLGLNASDVGVRLLCKIQNEGGGKVFEVERDLRRRVKAAFDDAGVEIPFPRTVVYHRADDAENDASAEAAE
- a CDS encoding universal stress protein — protein: MTQRKSSVGDRSSEVAAAPVELLSKEPSGSLTKVLIPIDLSDAAERAVRWVLKQPGKATKTLRVVLWREAGDGDAADLLRFLGRFGEQRHALIHGQVFTGDERQLCTMIRTEEIEKIVVGVGDDAESETGALAQSLARLCSCGVILVPRREPVRELVRIAPEGARASGE
- a CDS encoding YtxH domain-containing protein; amino-acid sequence: MFTALAMNVACSSDQKHAEEPNDGPMERAGETVDDTAEDVEQGAEDAVEATGEAAESAGDSIGDATKDEE
- a CDS encoding response regulator, which codes for MSEVGPLVLIADDDEDTRTLLRRALERRGFRVESVVDGQALVERIQFDPRPDVVVTDLDMPRLSGLDALPALLQQGIPAVVVSALHPKLNHDLILRKGAAAVLPKPLRPRLLFAELARLVSLSATG
- a CDS encoding Crp/Fnr family transcriptional regulator, which encodes MSQSKNNELVKARLERSLALKSFPPLAELDERVLMALAGHAELRRLNAGEYLQGEAPGPRALRLVVSGSLADRQGGVRYRKHQLVGGPQALAFGEHLGGALVAESDAVLLEFEDRVLEALFEDEFSALEAMLRGLARVLRKQNGAHQPISNSVGDGGMGLIERVQLLHACPGLGSLGLDILADLGLEGELLQLRSGQAWQPQTGSYAALLAGELKLHSSGKARAPSLVGWLDALAEATNRPRWVAAELSTLMVFDIERLWDRLEDHPEQGVELVRSLSRLLA
- a CDS encoding ferritin, whose translation is MSEYHEPVDELSSTARNYHRALTSLKEEIEAVDWYNQRVEACDDPELRRILEHNRDEEIEHAVMTLEWLRRNMPAWGEQLDEHLYKEGPIVVPHGPASAAKPTSPEEQRGPRSLGIGSLRAAKEAAVSG
- a CDS encoding sigma-54-dependent Fis family transcriptional regulator — translated: MLLDATTPNDEPDTNNSRDAIEEPQPASSVLNKEPVAPEPKQSDIQEIRKETRSAVLFVDDDVEMGKLVLKQLERAGFRAQTATNSEEAFAALNQHDFEVVVCDVQLGGESGLDLCRWVVENRPNTPVVVITAFGSMETAVGAIRAGAHDFISKPIDAELLAHAVRRAAQHSELHRELARLREGAGGAASLEGLIGQSEPMRELGEVINRVAGSEASVLITGESGTGKELVARAIHARSPRRHGPFVAINCAALPSNLLESELFGHVRGAFTDAKLSRDGLMREANGGTLFLDEVGEMSLEMQVKLLRALQERKVRPVGGTKELDFDTRIVAATNRDIETEVKQGRFREDLYYRINVIRLRPPPLRTRGNDILLLAEHVLRRVADRSGRQVTGFAPAVAARFLEYDWPGNVRELENVVERAVAMARFDKITVEDLPEKIKTFRSDQVVMGGENPEQMLTLDALEERYIRRVLKAVQGNKTQAAKILGLDRRTLYRKLDRYEARDKAAKSAESTQA
- a CDS encoding universal stress protein; translated protein: MTQPIRTALVAIDLKELMPRVLSEGLRAAQRYGLAAHLVHVARGHMDGVILDLPEGSQSLNREEAVSRVRSVVEGEIERLRGAWPSEESIPPCALHVMVGEPTEVIRELEADLEAELVVVGTHGRKGLSRLLLGSVAEHVIRACSVPVLVVHNAPDVPKIEPACPDCLSIRQASGFQKLWCANHQRHDRPHAYHFVGRNVRQHPNHPLVFPMGAQR